From a region of the Sporosarcina ureilytica genome:
- a CDS encoding lipid II:glycine glycyltransferase FemX gives MALLDVTNEEEVKKYDEFVRNSPYRSMMQDRAWAEVKDDWGNEHVYLEKDGEIIAAMSILIKRLPLGYSMLYATRGPVCDITDIDLVQELLKEVDVVAKKHKAIMLKFDPEVPYSDELYQLYSNAGFQLVSKDDDQEKLIQPRKNMVLDLKDYDEESIMMRFSKRGRSSIRGGIRRGVEVRYSRSDEDINLLHETYRTMAERNKITIRSKEYFKQIRDSYEDARVYIATHEDDLLAAALTINYNGKMYYLYAGSTNIKRNLNPNHVINYEMIKWGLEEGAEQYDFGGFFEIGDGLYNFKKSFCDKDGPVEYIGEIDKVYKPFMYNLLERVIPMVKRLRKRSNEN, from the coding sequence ATGGCATTGCTTGATGTTACGAATGAAGAAGAAGTAAAAAAATATGATGAATTTGTTCGAAATTCACCGTATCGATCCATGATGCAGGACCGAGCATGGGCAGAAGTGAAAGACGATTGGGGCAATGAACATGTCTATCTTGAAAAAGATGGAGAAATTATTGCTGCAATGTCGATTTTGATTAAACGATTACCACTCGGCTACTCGATGCTCTATGCAACGAGAGGACCGGTTTGTGATATTACAGATATTGATTTAGTTCAAGAACTTTTAAAAGAAGTCGATGTCGTTGCCAAAAAGCATAAGGCAATTATGTTGAAATTTGACCCTGAAGTACCTTATTCGGATGAACTTTATCAGTTATATAGTAATGCGGGCTTTCAGCTCGTTTCAAAAGATGATGATCAAGAAAAGTTAATTCAACCGCGCAAAAATATGGTGCTTGATTTAAAGGACTATGATGAAGAATCAATTATGATGAGATTTTCTAAAAGAGGCCGAAGCAGTATTCGAGGCGGAATTAGACGTGGTGTCGAAGTTAGATATTCCAGAAGTGACGAAGATATCAATCTTCTACACGAAACCTATCGAACGATGGCGGAACGAAACAAAATTACCATTCGTTCTAAAGAGTATTTTAAGCAAATACGGGATTCTTATGAAGATGCCCGGGTGTACATTGCGACACATGAAGATGACTTATTAGCGGCTGCTTTGACCATTAATTATAACGGAAAAATGTATTATTTATATGCGGGTAGCACAAACATTAAAAGAAACTTAAATCCAAACCATGTGATTAATTATGAAATGATTAAATGGGGCTTGGAAGAAGGGGCCGAACAATATGATTTTGGCGGCTTTTTCGAAATAGGTGATGGCTTGTACAATTTCAAGAAAAGTTTTTGCGATAAAGATGGCCCAGTCGAATATATAGGAGAAATCGATAAAGTTTATAAACCATTTATGTATAACCTTTTAGAAAGAGTCATTCCAATGGTTAAACGTCTACGTAAACGTTCAAATGAAAATTGA
- a CDS encoding aspartate/glutamate racemase family protein: MKKKMLGIIGGVGPLATMFIGEIIVRRTAAEKDQDHVNMVITNNTNIPDRTAFILGESLENPVPVIVSDAKRLQEAGAEILAMPCNTAHSFLDEIQQGTELQVIDMIRETAMRAKEKGARRVGILGTTGTISTGIYQGACERLGMEAVVPDDDVQAVVMSLIYDDIKAGQPADPEKWAIIRQAMKDAQCDEVILGCTELSIVSQELQLKDCIDSLLVLAETAIQRCGYKVK, encoded by the coding sequence TTGAAAAAGAAAATGTTAGGAATTATCGGTGGCGTAGGTCCACTTGCAACCATGTTTATCGGTGAAATTATCGTAAGGCGTACAGCTGCGGAGAAGGATCAAGATCATGTAAATATGGTCATTACAAATAATACGAATATCCCGGACCGAACAGCTTTTATTTTAGGTGAAAGTTTAGAGAATCCAGTGCCAGTTATTGTATCAGATGCGAAACGATTACAAGAGGCGGGTGCAGAAATCCTTGCCATGCCTTGTAATACAGCTCACTCGTTTTTGGATGAAATTCAACAAGGGACTGAACTTCAAGTCATCGATATGATTCGGGAAACGGCGATGCGTGCCAAAGAAAAAGGAGCGCGCCGCGTCGGAATACTCGGTACAACTGGGACAATCTCAACAGGCATTTACCAAGGAGCCTGTGAGCGTCTTGGGATGGAGGCAGTCGTACCTGATGACGACGTACAAGCTGTCGTCATGTCGCTGATTTATGACGATATTAAAGCGGGACAACCGGCTGACCCGGAAAAATGGGCAATCATTCGGCAAGCGATGAAAGACGCTCAATGTGATGAAGTAATTCTTGGGTGCACAGAATTATCTATTGTCAGTCAAGAGTTACAATTGAAGGATTGTATTGATTCATTACTCGTATTAGCGGAAACAGCAATCCAACGTTGTGGTTATAAAGTAAAATAA